A segment of the Takifugu flavidus isolate HTHZ2018 chromosome 7, ASM371156v2, whole genome shotgun sequence genome:
atttctaccggcccgcaacgcaataagatttttatattttatatgtgcacttatagagaatattacgcgtgcaagttttgtggtgagtgaattaatagccacaaagctgaaacctcacgccgaaggagagttcgtgaaggagtgcctcgCAGCCGCCgttgaggcgctcgcgccggacaaagtaaaattgtttcaaagcgtgaatttttttttcgtgaataactattgaactaagacatatattgttatgattccagtggctaacggtatgtttttatggtcaaggaatctacatatgtagtcaaagtatatgtgggactaatatttatggtggaaatcacaatatggcAGGAATTGTTGcccttggcggaggtctgcgctctccgagtgctttctagttgttattattattgtctttatctttctttcttttcatttattttcttgattatcttgttgtattgcagtttttgtgagtagaggcctcgaacaggcccttacgggtctcttgcctcaactctgcacctctttttttttattgttttgtatgatcatgaaaacatattttacttgtttgtcattttattcttttttttttggtgattttatatgcatgtgtgctaaataaataattcaaactcaaatgcagcaatcatgagacttagtaacacagtggttaaaGTGAGCTGTGAAAAATAGGAGACTGCACATGTCACCTCATCCCTTCTTCCTTACATGCATCTCTTCCAGGATGTCCTGGAGTTCATGTGACTCTGCCCCGGTCAGAGCTGCTCCCATATCACTGAGGTAGATGGGGTTATCCACCACTCTCTGACCAGCCTGCACCATTTGGAGGACCGACTCTctgacacacaggaacacacacagaacagtTACAGAACCTTATGATTACATACTTAAAATCTGCTGAGGAGGGGCTTTTCCACAGCTCATTTAGATTCTTCCTTCAGTTTTTACTGCATGCCTGACAAATACTACGGTGACATTAATGTGAAATCAAGAGATTGTACATGATCAAGTTTCCCTTTACTGTGAGCTTTCAGTAGAGACAAACGGAATTTGATGAGATTTGATTTGAAGTTTGATGCAGTATGGAGTAGATATACTTTTTGAAAACTACATTTTAAGTTTGCTTTGTACCTTAACTAAGAACTAAGTTTAACACAAGTACCTTAATTGAGTCTGAGTAAATAATAAAACTCAAAACCAAACTAAATGGAGAAAAATCAGGCTGTTTATGACTGTGATGAAGAGAGCTCCTGAGTTACAGATCACGAATGAACATGGATCTTTATGACAGAGACTGGGGTCTGTTATAGAGGGGGTCTGTTATAGAGGGGGTCTGTCGTAGAGGGGTCTGTCGTAGAGGGGTCTGTCGTAGAGGGGGGTGTCGAGAGGGGGTCTGTTATAGAGGGGTCTGTTATAGAGGGGTCTGTCGTAGAGGCGTCTGTCGTAGAGGGGTCTGTTGTAGAGGGGTCTGTTGTAGAGGGGGTTTGTTGTAGAGGGGGTCTGTTATAGAGGGGGTCTGTTGTAGAGGGTCTGTTATAGAGGGGGTCTGTTGTAGAGGGGTCTGTTGTAGAGGGGTCTGTTATAGAGGGGGTGTGTTGTAGAGGGGGTCTGTTGTAGAGGGGGTCTGTTGTAGAGGGGGTCTGTCGTAGAGGGGGTCTGTCGTAGAGGGGTCTGTTATAGAGGGGGTCTGTTATAGAGGGGTCTGTTGTAGAGGGGTCTGTTGTAGAGGGGTCTGTCGTAGAGGGGGTCTGTTGTAGAGGGGTCTGTCGTAGAGGGGTCTGTCGTAGAGGGGTCTGTTGTAGAGGGGTCTGTTGTAGAGGGGGTCTGTCGTAGAGGGGGTCTGTTGTAGAGGGGGTCTGTTGTAGAGGGGTCTGTCGTAGAGGGGGTCTGTTATAGAGGGGGTCTGTTATAGAGGGGGTCTGTTATTGTGCCAAACCAAGAGCGACAGAAACTCAAGTAAAACTAGTAGAAATCTTTGGTATGACAGCCTTCATTCATTATTAAGTGTGAATCAGAGTAATTAGTGAGAATGAATGCGACAGAAAACTGACTTGTAGAGGGGGTTGAGAGCGATGATGTCTCTGATCGTCTTCACAATCTCAGCTGTCAACGCCTGAGACACCAGAGAAACGTCATTTCAGTTAGACTGGTTTTGAAACGCCCTGGCAAAACAGCTTCATCCTAAGGAGAGGGTTTTGTACCTTGACCTCCTCGTTCACATCGAACTGTTCATGATGGATGTTCTCCACCTCAACCATCAGGATGTTggaatctggcaaagactgaagCTTCGGAGTCAAATCAGCTTCTGAAATCTAACACAAATAACAGAGGTTAAGTGTGTGAAGGCACTTAAACACTCAGCTGTATGGCCAAACTACTGTCACAGCCTCTCCCAGCAAGGAGCCAGCAGACGATTTGATGCTTCCATGTTGTCAGCAGGAGCTTCAGGCTTTGTCTACGCATTCCTGTCTCTGACCTTTCCTTTCCAGGTGTTTGagttttcctctctccctcctacAGGGGTCCTGgctgcaggtggcagcagcatGGGTGCTGTCTGGCTTCCAGACCTGCTTCTAATCTAACCTGCTCCTCTCAGTTCACCTTCATCAGATCATCTGCTCACTTTAGTGGTCTCTGACCACTTTCATGAGAAAGTTCTTCCTGTATGAATTCAACGTTTCCTTCGAAGAGCCTTCTCCTCTTATCCAAGACCTAAAGAAGCCGCTTGATAAGAGGTGAAACATTTTGGAAAAGCTAAAGAAAGTCCAGCTGATTTTTCTTAAGCCAAGCATTCCttccacctggatgactgagaacattcagtGATATCCAGCTCTTACCGCCATCTTGTTACACTGACTCTGACTGGAACCACTCTCATTGTTCCACTTAGGTTAATTAACTATGGATTAATCAGAACAAATCGCTATTTAAATTTGCACCTACTAACTTCCATTGGTCTGTGTGGTAGGATAACTGAAGGAGGAAGTATACATTGGATAGATGTTACACCAGAACTTCAAGCCCTGACCAGTACATGAGCATCACCAACAAGTACAAGATTGTATTGCTTGAGTAAAATCAAATGTCCTTCCTGCTGTAATGACAGCAATGAGaccctctttgtttttctggtaCTGGAGCCCATCAAATTGGCCAACGTCTTCTATAGCTATGCTAATACTTATGCTATATACCtttccctccagctcctctttgtgAGACTCTGTTTGCTCCTTGCGAATTTGTTTGGACTTGTATCTTGACGATGGTCTTCGTTGggtctcactctcctcctcctgctcagactgAACATCCATCTGTTTTGTAATCCTAATCCTGCAAGagcacaaaatcaaacaaattctACTGCAGTCTCTTTCCAGCCTGTCACAACACATTTTCTACAGTTGTGCTGAACTCGTGGCCACAACCAACAACATGGCTAACCTGCGGTGTCCCATGACAATCATCCTCAGTTTGTCTCCGAGGTCCTGCATCTCATGAATCTGAACAAATGTTCCTGTGGAGTAGATGTCATCAAGGGAGTCAGCCACATCGGACTCATTGCTGCAAGAAACAGAAACACTCTTCACAGTCAGACAGATGACACGTTCTCAGTCTTCAACAGATTTGACTGAATTACCATGTAGCACATTGTGGTTATATCAGAACCACTGCTGGAATCACTAGCAGAGGGCAAATGCAGACTAACACTCACTGCCTCATACTGAATTACAGTATGACCACCACTACAAAATGTCATGGCACGTGGTGATCTGCACTCCCATTTATATTAAGTTCAGTGGCAAGAGGATTATTGAGGGGCGTGTTGGGACTGACAGTTTCAGCTGTGTAGCAACCAGACCATCAGGGAATGAAGATGATGCAGTGATATTTGGGACATACTTGTCATCTTTCTTGAGAAAGACTCCAGCATACGGCTGAGCTAAACGGACTTTTCTTCTCAACAGCTCCATCAGTCCTTTGTTCTTCACCTGTCACAAAGACATCATGAATACAGAATAGCctgttaaaaaaacatttatacaCACTTctgtttgggggaaaaaagaaacattttctttaaataggttttcttttttactacacGATGATTcttacagaaaaaaaagcattatgATATGAAAATTAAGTTATTGTAATTAATGCTACCAAACACTAGCTAAACCAATGAAAGCCACAATTCAATCTTTATACTAATTTAGTTCTAAAATGAGTTCAGCTGAGCTACAACAGAGATCTTATTACAATCAAAGAACACAAATGTAACGTGATAAAAACTACACATCTCTCTCCGTCCTATGTTAGCTATTCAACCACATCTGAAAAGGTAATAAGACCTCTCTGATAAAGTATAAAAGGAGTTTTAAAATTTCCTGAGGATATATTATTTGTATTAAAATAGAGACGGTTGCTCAGTGTGCCTCTATATCGTGGCTAGCCTGGGAAGCTACCTGGGTTATGTTGGACATGCCAAAACCTGGAACTTTTATTGGAAACTGAAAGAATAGTTTCACCAAGAACCTCTGTGTGAGGCGCGCATTAAAAAGGATGTAAGGTTACATCATCTTCACCTCTATGATCTTGATGAAGCGAGGGAACACGGGGTTCCTGCTGACAGCGATCAACGGCACATTGGGGAAGACCTCCGGGACCATCATGGGGGTCAGAGCCGTCATCTGAGGACCGTTGCCGGGTATCCCTCCGTCTCCCACAGAGCCTTCCCCCGCAGGACTCTCCGCATCGTCTTCTCCTGAGAAGTCGGCGCCGCTTCCACTGCTTACGAACATCCGAGCCTGCATCACGAAGGGACGGGGTCTGGCTGAGGGGAGCGCCGGCTGGCCACCAAAAACGGATCCTACCCGTGCCCAACGGTTACATCCAAATCTCGACCGGCAGCCAGGTGACATTGCAGCTTTAGAGGCGAAGTTAGACAACAGTGGGACGCATGTGTCAGGAGAGGTCCCTGCACCAGAAAGAGGCCGTGATGGCTGGAACGACTTCAGGACGGGGATGCCATGAAGACGAGGTACTCTCCCACCGGTCCTGAAGGCCATCGGCCCCTGTGGTTTTAGGGAAAAGGCTGGGTTTCTGTGCAGATGCCTCGCAGCGCTGAACATGTTCCTGTAAGCCGCCATGTTGATCTGGATACTTCTACGGCACGTGACTAATCATCTGCGTCTGCGTTTGATGACGTAGAGTcgacgatgaagaggatgaagcaAAGGTTCAAACCCAACAGccgcttacacacacacacacacacacacacacacagaatcagaagcagatttattgccattgttcatgtaatacacagtattacacaaattaggaatttgtcatggtgtgacgctgcgacattcaacataaagaagaccacactagaataagataaataaaataaaataagacatatatacagtatatacataaatagtaagtggtaagaggtaagtggtaagaaacagtgcacacacagacacatgaggGAGGAAGCAAGGAATTGCTCCAATATGCTGTTTATAATCGAGTGGAACATCTTCACCAGGTTACTGCTGATACACATCCCTCTTTATTAGGATCTAATTTATCTTGAGTTTGAAAAAGGGCATTATTATCTCTGGTTCTACATGCTAGGAAAATACCCACACTTAAATATTCATAATTGTTCCAAAATTTCTACTGTTCAGATATCCTTTTTGGGCATGGTTAAGTGTGATTGTGCTGTAATTTATGATTCACCCAAATATCTTCTTTTTCAATAGGCAATTCTTTGTAGGATTTGTTTAGTTGCTTTTAGTTTTTCCAGTATTGCAGTTCATTACTTTTTCTGAGGCCattggtgtgtttttctgagcTCTGCATCAAAACACTTGTTATTGGTTTTGTTTAGATGTTGCTGATTTCTTCATGTTTGATAGAATAGCCAGATGTTCAAAGCTTAACTTTCCTAGAATTTTAGCAAAACAGTTGCCCGTGCAGACAACCCCTATTGAACTGTTTTGCTGCCAAATATATGTTAGTAGTGATTTCGGTTGTGTTGCTACCATGGTGGGAGCAATGTGTGTCTCCCATGAGTCTCCTTGTAGCCTGCCATTAAAAATGTTTAGTCCTAGTGATCAACACAGCTGTAGTAGTTTAatttttttgtcatatttttccTAGGCTGTTGTGATATTTGGGTTAAGTggatatgtatgtatgtatgtatgtatgtatgtatgtatgtatttatttgtcCCTGTGTTCATTAATGTCAGGAGTTTTGCCTGGTCAAGCATTGATGCCCCCACAGACGAGGAGCTTACCCTGGGTCTGTTAGTGAAGGATATTATCACCAAGGTgtgaaaaacagttttttttagagTATGGCAATATTGCACATacgttttttttctgctgagatTGTATCCATTTAATTTAAGCATAACCTTAGATTCACCTATTTTTCTGTTTGATCTTAagttttgtatatatatatacacacatacacatatatacacacgcatatatatacacatatatatgtatatatacacacacacacgtatattatatatatatataatcctcctctcctctcttctcctctctcctctcctcctcacccagtagatcagtgatgttatttcttgtgtagttttctgcTTGTGTagtttgatatatatatatatatatatatatatatatattatatatatatatatatatatatgtatatatatatataaaccaaTGCATTAATGTACCACTGTTCAACAACATCTGACATCTATGACATCTATTTGACAATAAAATGTTGCATATTTATTCATATCTGTGTTTACTCATTATTGTCCAGTTTGAAAACAGGTCATAAATGCTACTGATTGTGGTACCATTATAATAGTTTCCTAATCATCACTCTGTTTAAATCTCtcattcatcttcatcatcatcctcatcagagTTTTCGATATCCTCCTGAGaatcttcctgctcttccaaaGCTGCTCTATattccacttcctcttccacTGTTGGGTCAAGGGCCTCCGTGATATCTAATCCGCTGGGATATTCGTCTTGTGGTGGCAGGGGTAGGGGTGGGCTGTACCCTTCCCCTGAATATTTCAAACCCCATCCAATGTACATATTTTCAAATTTTCTAGAAGAATATAACATATGGGTTTGTTATAGCATTTTCTCACCACTAGGAATCGTAAACAAGGGCAGAATGTGGTAGTTCTTACTTTCCACAGGCATATGCATGAGCCCCAGGCCAGATGTTTGAATGTAACACAGCTACTGCGTGGTCAGGAATCAGACTGGAAGACAACCTTAAGGTCCATGGAGGAGTGTCGAAAATTTCTAGGAAGGATTATTAGACATTAATTTTGTTCCAATAGACAGTTCGCGATTAAAACTAGGACTAGGTTTTTAAAGGTGAGAGACTACCTGCATCTTGGGAGACAGGTGTAAGGAGTGGGGGCCCAACCTCTGGCTCAGGCTCCTCTGATTCTTCTTCCAATTCTTCATTCTCTCCTTCCTCATCCAAATGTGCACTTTTTTTCACAACCATGTTCAGCCAAGTACAGCGACCCTTTAAAGTCCATATTTACACAATAATGACATCACCTGAGAAAACTGTCTTTGTGCTTACTTTGGATGACTTTCATACCTGTGGGAGGATGTGTTGAACATGGTGGACCCAGGAAGACAATGATGTTGCCATTTCAGAACCTGGAATACCTTCAAAGTCAGGATTCACTTCATTGCTGCCCTGGGGCAaatcagcctcctcttcatcttcttcctcattaGACTGGTAAAAGCCCTTCGGGCTAACATGTGTGCCAGCTGAAATCCGGGCAATCTGTGCTCTCAAATAGTTGGCTTCATTCCCAGGGAAGGGTGGGTAGCTTATAATTggggactccagcctcccaGTGAAATATTTGCGAATTTGGCGTGCAGCATTGATCTGTGCAGGGCTAACAGTAGGAAGCTTTTTCCATGGAAGACCAGGCTCAATGCACACATAGTACACAAATTTGTTAGCACCTGTTCCAATGTCCTCTTTTGGCACTGCTGGTTGGGGATTGTAGGCCACGGAAGGCAGTGGAGGCATCTAAAATTGTCATACATGGGACAAATGTTATGTTGACTGTAAAAAGATTGAAACAACTTTCCTTGTGTTgctaaaaaaacagaataaaaacaggtAAAGAAGGTTAAAAGGTATATTAcagaacagaataaaaacaggtAAATAATACAGTTGAGTGAGTGACTTTCAGTTCTATAAGAGGGACTGTCAATAAATCTAAAGCTAtaactgcaggaagttcaggTTAAATTTATAAATCCAGGGCCATTGGTGCATGTCTTAATTGCAGGAACCTCCCTTGaatttacaggaacttttactGGACCTAACTGAGTCACTGGAGCAGGGTAGGGAATTAGATTAGGGAATTAGATCACCCCTGAAAACCTCCACAGTGGGGCTTGAGGATTACTTGGCACTGATTAGCTAAACCTGGAGAATGGTGTGAAACGGAGCCCAGCAGATGAGAAGCATttgtgtgactgactgactttcAGAGTGTCAACAAATATAAAGTTTGTaactacctttttttttttttaaatgaagaaagaatGTGAGTATAATTTGCTCTAGATGGCATATCAGCCTCTATTCTCTCTTTGAGGAATCATGGACTAACTATTTATGCTAATTGCTGGCTAGCTTTACAAACTCACAGTTTAAACAGATTATCTGTTAACCATTACCCTAATGGGTATTCTGAAATTATTGTTCACCAACACAGGAATGATACACTCAAATGTATCCCGTTTTTGCAAAATATTGACTAGTGTGCCCTGGGAGTCTCGTCTACTTGAGTATGATCACGATGGCAGTCTGAAGTTAAATGTAAATCCTGTATCCAACCTCAAACATGTTGTGTTTGAACTCTTCTCTTCTATTTGAGTTCCTTGTTCACTCTCACTAGTAGTTGTGTTGACagtcttcttttctctcttacACACATCCACTTTCTTACCTCATCCTCATTATCTTCAAGTTCTgcatttgtctcctcttcctcagttaTTTCATCTGAtctctgttcttcttcttcctcttcctcttcctctccttctctgtaCGTAGCTTCGGCAATGATATAGTTATTCTCTCTTCCCAAAATCTTCCCCCACAGTCGGCAACGTGGTAATTGCTCTGACTGAGCCAGCTGCTTAAGAGCGAGGATTATCCTCTGCATCTCTATTCTGCCCAAACCCACTCCAGCCTGCTCCATGTAGAAGCTAATCTCATTCAAATTAGGGAGGGGAGTATccacctgaagaagaaaaagtgacACATGTAATATGGTTTGGGAAAAAATGCTCAGACCAGTTTTGAGGTGAAAAGGCAAATTAAtaccagctcctcttcctgttctgtctgACAAAAGAGCAGTCGATGCTTCTCGGCTAGCTCATCGGCAACAGTAGTCTCTGGAAGCTTTGGTAGAGCTCTCTCATTATCTAAACAGAAACTCTGCTTTATCTCATGGCTCATGTCCTCAATTATATCCATCACATTATTTGGACGTTCGTCTGTCACTTTGATCAGCAGCTGAGTGAGGTGATCATACCTGGAGAACATAAGCAAAGCATTCCACAATGGTACTTTAGAgaagaatatttaaaaataaattctctTTTCATAGAAAAGGTTATTCCAGGTATATCTATATAG
Coding sequences within it:
- the LOC130528787 gene encoding radial spoke head protein 6 homolog A-like isoform X1, whose amino-acid sequence is MIKGKMNLITTMLHCSTTVFILMISINFNQSRNMAETTNDNKTPTNGKCDQKMEHPERQTEKSQKTPHDASSLKAFLMKCETTGDLNLYDHLTQLLIKVTDERPNNVMDIIEDMSHEIKQSFCLDNERALPKLPETTVADELAEKHRLLFCQTEQEEELVDTPLPNLNEISFYMEQAGVGLGRIEMQRIILALKQLAQSEQLPRCRLWGKILGRENNYIIAEATYREGEEEEEEEEEQRSDEITEEEETNAELEDNEDEMPPLPSVAYNPQPAVPKEDIGTGANKFVYYVCIEPGLPWKKLPTVSPAQINAARQIRKYFTGRLESPIISYPPFPGNEANYLRAQIARISAGTHVSPKGFYQSNEEEDEEEADLPQGSNEVNPDFEGIPGSEMATSLSSWVHHVQHILPQGRCTWLNMVVKKSAHLDEEGENEELEEESEEPEPEVGPPLLTPVSQDAEIFDTPPWTLRLSSSLIPDHAVAVLHSNIWPGAHAYACGKKFENMYIGWGLKYSGEGYSPPLPLPPQDEYPSGLDITEALDPTVEEEVEYRAALEEQEDSQEDIENSDEDDDEDE
- the LOC130528787 gene encoding radial spoke head protein 6 homolog A-like isoform X2, encoding MIQAANSLYSLCHCCLQTPTNGKCDQKMEHPERQTEKSQKTPHDASSLKAFLMKCETTGDLNLYDHLTQLLIKVTDERPNNVMDIIEDMSHEIKQSFCLDNERALPKLPETTVADELAEKHRLLFCQTEQEEELVDTPLPNLNEISFYMEQAGVGLGRIEMQRIILALKQLAQSEQLPRCRLWGKILGRENNYIIAEATYREGEEEEEEEEEQRSDEITEEEETNAELEDNEDEMPPLPSVAYNPQPAVPKEDIGTGANKFVYYVCIEPGLPWKKLPTVSPAQINAARQIRKYFTGRLESPIISYPPFPGNEANYLRAQIARISAGTHVSPKGFYQSNEEEDEEEADLPQGSNEVNPDFEGIPGSEMATSLSSWVHHVQHILPQGRCTWLNMVVKKSAHLDEEGENEELEEESEEPEPEVGPPLLTPVSQDAEIFDTPPWTLRLSSSLIPDHAVAVLHSNIWPGAHAYACGKKFENMYIGWGLKYSGEGYSPPLPLPPQDEYPSGLDITEALDPTVEEEVEYRAALEEQEDSQEDIENSDEDDDEDE
- the LOC130528787 gene encoding radial spoke head protein 4 homolog A-like isoform X4, which gives rise to MEHPERQTEKSQKTPHDASSLKAFLMKCETTGDLNLYDHLTQLLIKVTDERPNNVMDIIEDMSHEIKQSFCLDNERALPKLPETTVADELAEKHRLLFCQTEQEEELVDTPLPNLNEISFYMEQAGVGLGRIEMQRIILALKQLAQSEQLPRCRLWGKILGRENNYIIAEATYREGEEEEEEEEEQRSDEITEEEETNAELEDNEDEMPPLPSVAYNPQPAVPKEDIGTGANKFVYYVCIEPGLPWKKLPTVSPAQINAARQIRKYFTGRLESPIISYPPFPGNEANYLRAQIARISAGTHVSPKGFYQSNEEEDEEEADLPQGSNEVNPDFEGIPGSEMATSLSSWVHHVQHILPQGRCTWLNMVVKKSAHLDEEGENEELEEESEEPEPEVGPPLLTPVSQDAEIFDTPPWTLRLSSSLIPDHAVAVLHSNIWPGAHAYACGKKFENMYIGWGLKYSGEGYSPPLPLPPQDEYPSGLDITEALDPTVEEEVEYRAALEEQEDSQEDIENSDEDDDEDE
- the LOC130528787 gene encoding radial spoke head protein 6 homolog A-like isoform X3, with translation MAETTNDNKTPTNGKCDQKMEHPERQTEKSQKTPHDASSLKAFLMKCETTGDLNLYDHLTQLLIKVTDERPNNVMDIIEDMSHEIKQSFCLDNERALPKLPETTVADELAEKHRLLFCQTEQEEELVDTPLPNLNEISFYMEQAGVGLGRIEMQRIILALKQLAQSEQLPRCRLWGKILGRENNYIIAEATYREGEEEEEEEEEQRSDEITEEEETNAELEDNEDEMPPLPSVAYNPQPAVPKEDIGTGANKFVYYVCIEPGLPWKKLPTVSPAQINAARQIRKYFTGRLESPIISYPPFPGNEANYLRAQIARISAGTHVSPKGFYQSNEEEDEEEADLPQGSNEVNPDFEGIPGSEMATSLSSWVHHVQHILPQGRCTWLNMVVKKSAHLDEEGENEELEEESEEPEPEVGPPLLTPVSQDAEIFDTPPWTLRLSSSLIPDHAVAVLHSNIWPGAHAYACGKKFENMYIGWGLKYSGEGYSPPLPLPPQDEYPSGLDITEALDPTVEEEVEYRAALEEQEDSQEDIENSDEDDDEDE